The following DNA comes from Mauremys mutica isolate MM-2020 ecotype Southern unplaced genomic scaffold, ASM2049712v1 000059F_np12_subseq_1:195021_obj, whole genome shotgun sequence.
TTATTCCTGAGGCCTGTTCTACACTGCATGGTTAAGCTGATGTGAGCTGCCTTGTGTCGATCTAGCTGTGAAAGTGTCTTCATTTAAATTTGGCTCCTGCAGATGTAAGTGCCTCTCTACACTGATTTAGTGACCCCACCTTCCTGAGCATAGAGTCACAATCAAAGTTATTAGGTTGATGTAGTGTCAGTGTAAACACTGTGTTATTTAcattgactgttactggctttcaggagctgccTCAGAATgcccccacactgacaatacaatcgaTACAAGAgttcctggtgaggacacgcatggccagcacaaggagccaagtgtgtGCACGCACAAGCGATTTAATAATGGAGGCAGCTGTATGCAGATGTAAGTCAAGTCggcataattttgtagtgtagacatggcctgatttTCCTTCTCTGATGGGAATATCTATGTAGCTAATTTATCCTTCCATAGAAGGCAGACACAGACTTTAATACATGTGATAATATCCTTTCTCCGCTCCCCCCTTTTTAGACTCCTGTAGACTTACTTTGGGGTTGCTGCAAGATCACATTccagagcagtggctggtgtTGCTACTACGGGTGCCTGTTGCAGACGTGAGTAATCTGATAATATGGAGCTGGAGGATGTTGTTGATCATTCTTAAGATAATATCAGTAACATTAAGTCTGACTCACTTTTTCAATCTTAACAGTattaacctaaaaaaaaaaagtggagggGGAATTAAGTTAGAAACCTGCTGTTGCTCCATACTGCAACAAGTCTAATATTACTACAGAAAGTCCATGCAGGACTCATTTCATGTCCTCAACTAAAGATAGGATCCACCAACGCCTGCCTCCACTGCCTCTTTTACGCAAGATTGAAATCAAAGCGTAGGAAGCAAAACAAGTCCTGCCCACGCTTATACCACTTGTTTCACTGATTATATTGCCGGTTTGAGAGGCAATAATAATACTTCACACTTCCCTAGCATCCGTCCATCTCCAGAACTCAAGCCATTTAATTAACCTTTAATTAAGCCTTTAATTAAATCAGCCTCCCAATTCCCCTGTGAAGTAGGCAAACattatcacaattttttttcattaactTCAAGTATGGTCATCTCACAAGGGTAGGATGGGGAGGAGAATTGAGCTCAGCATAAAACTTCAGTGGACTTGCGCCCACTCACACCACTGGTGAATTCAGCTTCTGGCTtctctattcccagttctgttaCTGACCAGTCTAAGACCAGGGACATGTGCACCAATATCTCCAGGCACAATATAGTGGCGGTATTGTCCACCTCATGTTACCAAGCTGTTGTCAAAACTTCACTCTgatttttataataaaaacatcctttttttgttttttaaaaaaatggagccATTTCATACACCTTGCCTCAGCCTGGGTAAGTCCTTCAGTCAGGTCCCTTTCCCACAAAGGAAAGTAGAAACTTGGCCACTTCTGTCTTTACAGCTGATTGAAACACACCATTGTAGAGTCACCCTTTTATGGAAACCTATCCCAGCAGGCTTTGCTCATCACTGGCCCTTTACATTTGGCAATGAAAAGCACCTTACGCCTGAAAGTGTCAATTtggcagctggctgctgcttATTGCATCATCTTTCCTTCCAGCTTTAGGTCTTCCACTTACATTTCCCTAGTAATGGCTAAACATCAATTTTAccacctgtgaaatggggttAGGTCCCACCTGCTTTCCGGGGAggttgaggcttaattaatttaatgtttttttttaatgggcttGAGATTGACAGCTGGAAAGCACTAAGGAAGTGAGAGACAGGACCGGGactcttcaatttagcagagaaatgtatatcacagtccaatggctggaagctgaagctagacacattcaggtcggaaataaggtgtaaatttttaacagtgagggcaattCAACCCTGGGGCAACCCATCAAGGACCATAGGGGATTCgctcactggcaattttttagTCAAAATTGGTTTGTTGTTTAAGGCGTGGGCAGGAATACAGCTCTCCCCAGGCagtctcgctgccaccaccagTAGTACCGTACCTGGCACGGCACGGTGTCACTGATAGAGACGTTGATCGGTGATGAGTGAGCAGCTGCCCTGTTTGTGGTGTTCAGATCCCTAGGCAGGGTGAGGCACCTCTGAGGGGAAACTGGCAGGCCCTTCATGCCAAatagcagggctgggagaggatcCCTTTCCACATGAGCCTCTCCACACCCGAGTCTCCAAGTTGTATGTTCTCTATGCTGGGGATGCCAGGCCAGCTCTCTCTCAGGGTCTTAAAGGCTAAGCCTGGGTGAAACCATGTGCAGGAGTGAGGGTTgggttatttgtttttgtttttttcttcaggtTTCTTGTtaaatttccccccccccccccacttgctttCACCTGCCTCACTCTGCCATGCTGGGTTTCTCTTCAGTTCAGGCTAAAAGAGCTGGCCGGCCTCCCTTGTACGGAGAATTCATCGTGGCCTGAACTGTCGTCCTCACGTCTTTTTTTCCTCACAGCTAGGAATAGAGAGAGACTGGAAGATGTGGAGCTCCCCTCCATGCGAGGCAGGGACCTTCTTCCACTGCTGCTGTTTGCCTGAGACACCTGCCACTGCTTCTGCCTTTCCTCTTGGGTAGGATAATTGCCTCAGCGGTGTTTGCTGTCCTCTCCACCCAGCTCGACAGCTCAAAgtctctccttcccagccctccTTCCGGCCTCACCAACTGGGTTTCCTTGACTAGTCCCAGATGGCCTCTGCTGATGCTAGTCCCTGTCAACAGTCATGAAAGCACAGGTGAATGCTTTCCATCTCCCAGCTGTGTTGCTTAGCAACTGGGGTGCTGACTGTACTAGTGTCCCTGTATGCTGGTGCAGCGGTGAAGTGACAGAGGCTACCTCTTCCTTGGCTGTCCTCACCGGtgtttgcagtggtggtgtagccgtgtgagacccaggatattagagacacaaggtgggtgaggtaacaacttctactggaccaacttctgtgaaGTCACTTTGTTACCCTCACCTTTCTCTGCCACCACCAACCCCGTCTTCTCCCCACTCCCGAGAATAGGCACCTGAGGTAAACACAGACCACTGTGTGAATAAGCTCTTGTGAGAGAAAGGTGCTTCCTCAGAACCTGACACTTACTGATATCATTCCAAAGCTATCTGAGGTAATAGCCATTGGTACGAGGTGGCCTAGTGTTAGTAGTGAAGTATTGCTTTGGGTATTTTACATTGGGTGGAAGGCTTTCCTGGCTGTCCGTACTTGGATTTGCACTGAAAAATGCACTAATGCATGGCATGTGGGTGCAGTGCACTTCATCAACCAACTCATTTGTAAGCCTCCTGGTCTCTGGTTAGATCTTACTTATGGTCCTAAACAAAAGCATGAGATGCATATCACTACGCTGGTTTGTATTAAAACACCATAGAGGGGTGTGATGCTCTGTAAATAGACAATAAGACAAGGTTTTTGCCCTGAGGTGCTTACAACCTTTCTATATGCAGCCCATAAAGACTTCGAGGGGTTGGAAAAGAGCTTAAAGGAGCAGTTTGTATTTACTTGTGATGTTACACTCATGAGACCTTTGCAATTGTTTAAGTAGCTATATTAACTTGTCGTCTTTTATTTAATGCGGGTATGATGATACTGAGCAGCTGCTCAGTGGAGCGTTAGTGGCGGAATGTTAGATGAAAGAAGTGAGTGCTTATAGATAAAGAGGTCTTTATAATTGAATCTTCATAGAAATGAATGAGTGTTTTGTTTATGATGGAAGGAAATTTCACAAGTCCTCTGCTTCAACTTATGAAACCCATGGCCTGAATtctcctacccccacccccttgaaCCCCTTGGCAGTTACAGCTGCTTCACACTGTCAAAGCCATGTGATGGGGCATTAATGTAACTGAGAATTCAGGCCCGAAAGGTTTTACGAACTTCCAACTTGTAACTCTACTGAGTTCTCCCATCCTATTGAACTGAAACAAACGTGACCAGTCAGGATACTGACCAGGCTTTCTTCAGTCatcaaaacctgaacatgatgTAACCTGAGTAAGCCTGGTTATCGCAAGAATAAAAATTATTGTTGGGgttgtttgtttaatttcatGGTGAAATCCTAGAAGAAGGTTAATTTTCCTTAAGAAATACAGCAGCAAACAGGTGTCAATCACTGTGAAAACTGGTTGACTCAGACCTTTTCTGATCTGTTTGAAGACGTTTAGGGTGGAGCATCCAGATTAAGAGTCACCTCCCTACTCTACTCCTCCCCTTATCTGGGACTTCCATCTCACTTCTCCTTACTGCTGCTGCTCACATCTGGAGTGCGAGTGGGAACaggtgcacctcacctctgcagcAGGAAGGAAACAGGCAGTGCAGCCAGCACAGGtaaattcctcctccctcccatggGGAGATGCTGAATGGTCTGTGTGTGAACCTGGCTTTCTGAGCTTTCTAAGCTCTAAGGAGCTGGAAGGAAGGGTTACCTAGATGCCAGGGGGAACAAGCTGGGAATATGTTTCATGctgttggaagggacctggatgAAGAGATGCTGGGGAGGTGTGTTTGAGTTCCCATGGttaacccctcttcccccaaaaaagAGTCGCTTTTTGAGGACTGCCTGGCTTTTAAGCTTTGTGGTCTTTAGTGAAAAGGATCTTCCAGCGATTGGTGATTTGGAGGATGTTGGAGGGCTATGCTGAGCTGAAGGTCCCTCCTTCCTCAGGGATCCCCTCCaccatcctaaccactgggcaaaGTCAGCTAGCAAGCAGCCAGAAAGCAGATGCTTCCAGGTGTGTATGCATGGCAGTCAGCCAGCTGACAAGCTCTTTTCTCCTCTTGGCAGATTACCTGCAAGCAGGCtctgattgtttgttttttatgaatGTATGTGAATTATTTACCACAAGTGCTGTGATTGGTCACCAGAAATCACATGGTATTGCTGTCTCTCCTGATTGGCTGACTGGACGACTCCTAAGCAGAGAGAAGGCACTTGTGGCACAACTAGTCATGGGTACGTGCACATTCAGCTATTCGCAGGGATAACAGCCATGTCCCCTTCTCCCATGCAAATTAAACCCTGTTCTTGGGAAAGGGGATGTCAACCTTGCCAAACTGAAAAGGGATTTGCAATGCCCTGTGAATGTTCATGTCTAAATGGGCCCACTTTGTCGAGCTCTAGTGCTTGGCCAAAGGGCTTTGTGGCTTAGGCTGGTATTTATCAACACAGCTGGGCACGTTCCCACACGCTGTTGGTATTTCAGGCCCCTTCCTCAGATGAAGTCCAGGGCTGCTTGGATCTTAGGGCATTGATTCAAACTCCTCTCTAGAAATAACTGTTATTCATATTGCCTCTTCTATCGCTTCTCCTCCTGGACAGGCACCTGTCTTCCCTGTTGGGGGAAGAGGTTGTAAAGCCCTGATTTATTTAAAATGCAACAAAGCACATTTCTCTGCACAGACTGTTGTACCAGTGTCCTGTTATGGAGTAAGCAGTAAGCTGAACCCATCTCTGTTAGGTAAAAAGGTCCTGGGGTATTTGAGATAGGGGAGAAGGCATATAAAAGAGAGCAGGTATTGGAGCTCAACAGCTAAAAAACAGAACATGGAGAAGCAGGGGAGACTGAACACAGTAGTCAATGCAACTATGAAATGTTCTTTAGGGCGATAATGCAGGTGCCTCATCTGACTATCAGGCAAGTGACATCAAAATCTCAAAAGCATTGCAGCCTGCCAGAACAGAGAGAAGGGAAACTCAGGTAATGATACCCCTCTGACCACAGCCATATTCCCAGCCTATTGGAATGCAGATTAGTTCTCTGTAAAATACCACCTGAGTTTTTGATTCTTTGTAACTGCTCTGCGTTTGTTTCTAAACTGTAACTTGCTTAGAATTTAGGCCATCATTTTCCCCATGGATTTATATCTAAATTATACAGCTGATAAAGCGGGAGATGTGATGAAGTAGGTTTCATAGATAGCGCCATAAGGCTGGTTGAAAGAgtgtgtttatttgtttttgtaatttgaAAGTGTCTGACCTCTGTGCTAACAgtaattcttcttttaaaaaaacaaaaacaaataaactgTCTTTCCAACTGGTGTGCCTCTAAACTATTATCTGTCAAAATGGTGAGTTCAGAGTCCAGAAAAGGTTGTTTTTATTATCGGTACAGTGCCCAAAATTATGCCAAGTATGTTAATCAGCAAATAAAACCtagttcctgcccccaaagagcgtACGGTATAATTTTACGTATGACACACAATGTGTTTAATAGACTCTCTGCTTTCAGATTCCCTCCCTAAAAGTCACTTCCTTTGTCTTAGCTTCTGCCACTTATCTCCCCTCTGGTGCAATCCATTTCCTCTCTGACCCCTAATTATATTCGGGGaaacaacaaaagcaaaacaaacgcCTACAGTGTACATGTCCTGCAAGAAGGAAAATACAGTCTTCCCTTGGCACCAATTGAcctttttctcctcccttctCTGGATGTTTTCCCCTTTCCTGTCTAATTTggaatgtaagctctttgagatGGAGACATTGTCTTCCTATTTCTCTGCAAAACATCTTGTTCACTTATGGCAATACATAGATTGTTCAGTGCACAGAGTTATTAAGACATGGCATTCTTCAAtaacaccccaatcctctgcatGCGAGATAATCTAATTCAGACCGACTACTCTGAGTGGCTTACAATGTTCCTTTCGGTGTTCATTAATTCACACTtactattttaaattttattttgccATTCTGGCTGCCCATTAaggtttttaaattcattttgtcATTCTTCACAATCCTTCGCCAACCTAAATATTTCACAGCAGCTTTTGCTCCCTCCCCATTCACTCCGTATGCCAGGTTACTGATAAATATGTCTACTGGGCTAGATCATCAGCTGGCGTAAATTAACACAGCTCCATTTGGgttaatggagctatgacaatttatgcCAGCTGGACCACAGAATACAATTAGTTCTAGTATTGATTTCCAAGAAACCCTACTATTAACGTCTGTCCATGGTAAGAAATATATGGGTattcctgtatcagaggggtagccgtgttagtctggatctgtaaaagcagcaaagaatcctgtggcaccttatagcctaacagacgttttgcagcatgagctttcgggggtgaatacccacttcttcggatgggtATTCCTGTGTCATGTCAATGGGGATTTTTTTGGGTGTTACTTTAAACTGAGACCCATCATAACTCGTACATAGGCATCCTAAGTAAGAATGAAAGGTAGGCCCTGGTGGTATAAAGGATAATGCTTTTATCTGAGCAAATAGGAGTAAAGATGAGCCAAAACCAGAACACTTATTTGAACCAACTCCACTTGGAGAAAATGAGGCCAGAGCCAATCTATCCTGACTTGGGTTTTGCAAAACACAAACCCAACCTTTTGAGGTTTTGTAAAGACATCCTGATCCCTAATCTCCAGTACCTGTCTATACCACACCCTATCCTAATTTTGAATTGCACACCTAACTACTCCCTAGCATGGGAGGACTTAGACAAAACCTTGGCATGTTTTTTTTATCTAGATTCTGACAGCCCATGTGCTCAGGACTCTACAAACATTCCATAATGATGATCACTGCCCCAAGGGGTTCAcagtataaactggacactaacATATGATATACACGGGAAAAGTTCAATATAATTAGAGTACCATGTTTGTCTCTCTTTTTGGTGGATTATTATTAATCTTAGTGGAAGGAGAGTGTTGAGGTTCTGATGAAAGAGAGGCAGGTTTGTGTGGCACAAAAGGGGTCATGTTTCCCAGTGCAAGAATGACACAGAAGAATGCAAAAAGGCAAAAGGAAGGTTTAAGTATCAGGAGGGTACTAAGAGGAAATGAGGCTGTCTCCAGAGAATATTTATTTAAAGCCCAGCATGCGAATTGTAGCAAGCATTTGAATGATAACTCTTTGTGCATTCCTGTGCTTGCTGCACTTGCTTCTTGGACCTCTTGCTAGATCTTGAGTGCCAGTTAATATTCCTCAAAGTGTACAGTTTCCCAGAGCATAGCCAGAAATGCTCATTGGATCCCAATgtcttctgttttctttctttttttttttttatttcaaccgGTTCCAGCCTCCTGGCCTTGCTCTCTGATTCCAACACAGAAAACAATGCCCTCAGACATTAACTGTCTCCTTGTCTCTGAAGATTCAATCTCTAACTCTGGTGTCAATGCATCTCACATGTATGATGTGAGAATCATGCATGAACATGCCAATGTAGTCATTGTTACATTTGCCATACGTGCTCTGCGATCCTTGCGTTTTTGTAGCTGGGACGCTAGGCTGTTCCCCAAAAcctgggatgtctggtcaccttaaCTTTATAGGAATCTCATTTGTTTATCTCGGTTGTTCAGTATTCAAGTTTTAATGAAGCCAAAGTTCTCTGGAGCAATTAAGAAATCACATCCAACCTGGCTGGCTGGACTCACACCCTATTAATTACTTTGCTTGAAGGGAGTTAATGTTCCTAAAAATCTTACCTACTTGCTTTTTGCCAGCAATAACTTTGCTACCTTCCCATTAAAAAGCATCCAGCTGCCATGCTCTTCTGTAAGATAATAGCAatggaatggtctagataattagtcctgccacaagtgcagaggactggactagatgacctctcgaagtctcttccagttctatgattcccaTGCATTAAAAAGCCCCTGCCATGGGCAATCCAGTTATTATGCAAatccttcccccttctcctccagtgGTACCATGGCTCTTTCTATATTTCTTTTCCAATTGCTGTTGATTACCACTCTGTTGTTATAAGGACAGAGCCGTGCATTGGGATTTCACTGGAAGTCAAGTGCCTTGGTGTGACAACATTGTAAACTCCAGGGCACTGCGTTTAGAGAGGCAAGGCTCCTCTGAGTCATCCTGTTGTCAGGGTGATCAATGACAGGGCGACTTCGAACGTTGTTTTTTATCCTTTCAGGTCCAGCTACCCAGCAAGTTGGATCAGTGATGTCAAGCTTCAAAGGCAATGCCCTTAGAGGCACTTTCTTCCTGGTCTTCGGGCTTGGGTGGTCTGTGAAATACCCATTGAAATACCTGAGCCGGACGCTGAATGCAGACAATCAGGCAGGCCGCTGGATCCAGAAACTGGATATCCTCGAAGGGGCAGCCAAAGCTTTCCTGGCTGTAGCAGGTAAGGACAGACTATTAGTCACTACTTTCCCCAGCAGCCCAATGGCCCATGAAAAACCTGTCATTATCATGCTGCGAGTATTCTCTCATCAGAGACTCTGTGGACTTACCCCGTGGCAGAAAATGGATGGTTCTGTTTTCAGACGCCTTAGTGGCATTCATTTTAGCATTTTATATAGAAGTCTTACAACATCCTCAAAAACAACCAGGCAAACCCTACATCACCCTATAAGCATGCTTTATGAATTAAATACCAAGAAGTGTCTCCAATGGATGATCCTAAACAAACTCCACTGGGACTTCTCATTCTCTCCAGCCTGGAGGATATTCTGCTTCCTATCCTCATTTAGAAGGAAAAAACATGATCTGTATTTGCCTCTACTGTCTAGGGATGCTGGCTGAGCAATTCGTCCCCGATGGCCCCCACATGGGTCTCTACAGTGGAGGGACCTACAGCTGGGAGAAGCTGACTAACTGGCAGTACACGACCATGTACCTCTTTTATGGCCTCTCGGGCATTGTGGATGTTCTCGCCTATTCCCCGCTCAAGCTGTCTCTGGGACTGGATCGCCTCTTGCTGTCTGTGGCTATGTTCACTGAAGGTGAGTAGTAAGTAATGATAAAAGGTCTGAACAATTTGGCTGACAGAACTTTCAAATGACAGAAGGTTGGTTGAGAGAACATAGCTAGACATCTAATAAACTGCTTCACCAGTCACTGGGTCACATTTTGATAGGGTTGAATATGAAACTGTGGCTGGTCCCCAGGTTCATGTGACAAGTCTCAGAGCCTCAACTGAAGCTCTCAATGCACGTGGCCCAAGGTCTGAGCCTGCAATTAAACCTGGCCAGTTCGGTGAGGTTTTGTGTTCTTGTTGTGAGCATCTTGCCCAGTTCTAATTACACACATCCAGCAGGGCAATGAAACAGTCCCAAGGCCTTTTGTTTTTGGTTGTGCAACATCTCAACTCGGCCATGTTGTGTGGCAACAAAGGCAGCAATAGTATATGTCCACTATGTGACAGCTAAAGAGGGGAACCAAACTTTGCTTTAATAACCAGAAAGGCAGAACCAGCTTTGGAGGCATGGGAAACAGGTGTGCATAGGGCACTGCCTGCAGTGATGAGTTGGATATTTGGAGGCTATGCATAATTTACAGCCACTAGATGGCAGTGGTGGTTTAGGGAGAGGaagctccttcccctctcccatcGTCCTGTGTGATTATGGGGAAGGAGGTTGGTTGTGTTTTTAGGAtctgatctagggtgaccagatgtcccaattttatagggacagtcctgattttggggtctttttcttatataggctcctattaccccccagtctctgtcctgatttttcacacttgctgtctggtcaccctaacctgatCCTTCTTGTGGGGTGACTTATGGTGGACCAAAACGGAGCTTCTTTTTCTTGGCTTGATCCTTGGCAGGGAAGAAATTTCAGTATAAAGCTCATTGTTATGCTCCGAGATGGGGACTGACTCTTATTGCTGCTGCTTGTTTTGGAGTGGGAGTGGGTACTGCGGGCACACCTGTCTGATGTCCTATGGGGCAGACATTATAATCTAGGGCAAAAGAAGCTTTAAGCTCTGCCTTGCTGGAGGAAGCGGATAGTCTCgggtgcaattttttttaagcttgCTACTATGGGGTATAATGTGTTATCCTCCTTGCCGCTCCCCATGACTGAAGATTATCAGAGTGGGGAGCGCTCACCTGATTTTGTCCCATGAAATTCTAATATCCATCTTTGCCTAACAGGCAGGTAGTTGCACATgcacaaagcagaaaaaaaatgtatccaTCTATTCCATTAAATGCAACCCACGCTTCCTATGGTCACTGATGAATCCTCTTCACTCACTGTCTTGATACAATTTAATTATGTAAtgtggtttgatttttttggCAGGTTTCCTGTTCTGTTTCCATGACTACAATAATACCGCTCTGGATCAGCACCTCCACTCCTTGCTGCTCATCGCTATATTTGGTGGAGCCCTTTGCGCCCTGATGGAAGTGTTCCTGCGGGATCACACCATCCTGGAGTTCTTCAGAACCAGTTTCTTCATCCTCCAGGGATCTTGGTTCTGGCAGGTCAGTTGTTCTGATCTGATACTTTCAGCTGAACTATAGGTTtgatggggacaggggcagaagaGAAGGCAGTGCtgttattgtttgtattgtgatagcacctaggagccccaataatggagcaggaccccattctGTTAAGTGCTGTACCaacgcagaacaaaaagacagcccctgccccaaagagctaacatTACTCATTATAGACCAATGGTTAGTTTCCTTTAATTATTGGTGATCTTGCCAGGTATTTCTTAAAAAATACCATGTAACTATATAGCTGTTCATTCTTCCAGATAATCTGGTAATGACACATTGGGCCAAATTTTCTATTACcttcagtggatttacacccTGGGTGAATTTTTCCCATTGGGTCCTTAAATCATTTAGCTCCTACTTTGGGAAGGAACGTCCATCTGTGTTTGTACTGCTAAGCAGCTGTTGTAGCATAATGGTATGTTGCTCACCCAGTTTCACTTTATGGGGAAAGGATGTGGTAAGACCAATAAAAACTTCTTTAAGGTATTTAAGTCACTGTCAAAAAGGATTTAATCTCTGGATTCTGTAAATTGGCCTGAATATT
Coding sequences within:
- the LOC123356933 gene encoding transmembrane protein 45B-like isoform X1 yields the protein MGPATQQVGSVMSSFKGNALRGTFFLVFGLGWSVKYPLKYLSRTLNADNQAGRWIQKLDILEGAAKAFLAVAGMLAEQFVPDGPHMGLYSGGTYSWEKLTNWQYTTMYLFYGLSGIVDVLAYSPLKLSLGLDRLLLSVAMFTEGFLFCFHDYNNTALDQHLHSLLLIAIFGGALCALMEVFLRDHTILEFFRTSFFILQGSWFWQIGFVLSPPWGGPGWDQTDRGNFNFLTMCFFWHYAAALLVTAANSVFSYWYRKACQANFGNIDVELDCGFCLRKTNQSPEPVLLPEDGMDEK
- the LOC123356933 gene encoding transmembrane protein 45B-like isoform X2, whose protein sequence is MSSFKGNALRGTFFLVFGLGWSVKYPLKYLSRTLNADNQAGRWIQKLDILEGAAKAFLAVAGMLAEQFVPDGPHMGLYSGGTYSWEKLTNWQYTTMYLFYGLSGIVDVLAYSPLKLSLGLDRLLLSVAMFTEGFLFCFHDYNNTALDQHLHSLLLIAIFGGALCALMEVFLRDHTILEFFRTSFFILQGSWFWQIGFVLSPPWGGPGWDQTDRGNFNFLTMCFFWHYAAALLVTAANSVFSYWYRKACQANFGNIDVELDCGFCLRKTNQSPEPVLLPEDGMDEK